From the genome of Mycoplasma putrefaciens KS1, one region includes:
- a CDS encoding ParA family protein, translating into MNNKVVNIISFGRLKGGVGKTTLNLNIAGALANQGKKILVIDFNPQASITQTLRQSVEQVQSVKGSEQWLSNEVSYDELRETIFPSFIENIDFVASTSVLEKQNRELVSKPSREKRLISNIIKIGEEQNLLTNYDHIIIDTNPAFDPITENVYIACAFRDGVIQVVNDDPFSLTGAIKNLKIWEKKYMNDRFSKVPNALKGILVNKVKSNNLLKNIIKTLNSDDFVFKDLVLRTIIIENAAIKKSIFQQNTKQDKIKLDFAINNKKLNNWQKPKWIKENENLNKLINNGNPIANLVLELKDKQIIK; encoded by the coding sequence ATGAATAATAAAGTAGTTAATATAATTAGTTTTGGTAGGTTAAAGGGTGGAGTTGGGAAGACAACTCTTAATTTGAATATTGCTGGAGCTTTAGCTAATCAGGGTAAGAAAATTCTTGTCATTGATTTTAATCCACAAGCTAGCATTACTCAAACTCTAAGACAATCAGTCGAACAAGTTCAAAGTGTTAAAGGTTCAGAACAATGACTTTCTAATGAAGTTAGCTACGATGAACTGAGAGAAACTATTTTTCCTAGTTTTATTGAAAATATTGATTTTGTAGCTTCAACTTCAGTTTTAGAAAAGCAAAATAGAGAGTTAGTTTCAAAGCCAAGCAGAGAAAAAAGATTAATTTCTAATATCATTAAAATTGGAGAAGAGCAAAATCTTCTGACTAATTACGATCATATTATTATTGATACAAATCCTGCATTTGATCCCATTACTGAAAATGTTTATATAGCTTGTGCATTTAGAGACGGAGTTATTCAAGTTGTAAATGATGATCCTTTTTCTTTAACTGGAGCTATTAAGAACTTAAAAATATGAGAGAAAAAGTATATGAATGATAGATTTTCTAAAGTACCTAATGCTTTGAAAGGTATTTTAGTGAATAAAGTCAAATCAAACAATTTATTAAAAAATATAATTAAAACACTAAATAGTGACGATTTTGTGTTTAAAGACTTGGTTTTAAGAACTATCATTATTGAAAATGCTGCCATCAAAAAATCCATATTCCAACAAAACACAAAGCAAGATAAGATTAAATTGGATTTTGCAATTAATAATAAAAAGTTAAATAATTGACAAAAGCCTAAATGAATTAAGGAAAATGAAAATCTAAATAAGCTAATTAACAACGGAAATCCAATAGCTAATTTAGTTTTAGAACTAAAGGACAAACAAATAATTAAATAA